AAATTATTCTCTTTATCGTTGTCTCAGTTCTGCATTATCATTAAAGAAaactaaatcaaatgaatcCACTAATTCTTCAACTACAAATACCAATTCTCAATCAATGAGTAGTGATACATTAAATGAATctacaacaataataacaccCACGGCAACACCAAGTGCTAGTATGACTACGGATATATCagaaataattgatcaaaataCTCTTTTGGACGTTGATGCTCATatagatgatgattatttattgaataataataaattaaataattttaaaaattttgctGGTACTAATCATATGAGGAGGAATTCAAATGATTCTTATGATAGTGAAGAACCAGAATCAGAATCAGAAGATGGATATGAAGAAGATatacaaatatttgattataattatatatataatccTCAAGATAATTATCAGAATCCTAGAATTGGAGGGTTTTACAATTTTGATtatgaagaagaacaagagGAAGA
The Candida albicans SC5314 chromosome 7, complete sequence genome window above contains:
- a CDS encoding uncharacterized protein (Protein of unknown function; induced by benomyl or in an azole-resistant strain overexpressing MDR1; induced by nitric oxide; Spider biofilm induced); protein product: MYTKVSPASTTTTTTIFTMHDSNNTWKQEYDPILQQYYYVNLSDNSISFDSPCEVINHKKSTTSTNTSISKSFFMPFKRSSSYTSEKDSKKQCKFTINKSTATTATSTSTSTTDNKKGSNYSLYRCLSSALSLKKTKSNESTNSSTTNTNSQSMSSDTLNESTTIITPTATPSASMTTDISEIIDQNTLLDVDAHIDDDYLLNNNKLNNFKNFAGTNHMRRNSNDSYDSEEPESESEDGYEEDIQIFDYNYIYNPQDNYQNPRIGGFYNFDYEEEQEEDDDIERENERRELRLQMLKELY